From the genome of Vulgatibacter sp.:
ACCTCCTGGTCGATGCGCTCCAGGGTCGGCGGCTGGTTGTAGGTGTTGCGCCGGTTCAGCACGTTGTCTTTGCTGCCCATCACCTGGAACTGGTCGAGGTACAGCCCTTCGAGGAGCAACGACGCGAACTGGAGATCGACGTCCGCGGAGGCGTAGGTAGCGACCCCCTGCTCCTCGAGGGTGTCGATCCGGTACTGTTCGAACGCGCCCTCGACGTAGAGCGTGAGCCAATCGGCGACCGGCGTCTCCACGTAGGCACCGCCGAGCGCGGTCTCGCCGTCGGCGACGTCGTCCCCCTGCGCGCCGTATGGATTGAGGGCCTTCAGGTAGAGGCCATGGACCGACAGGGTCGAGCGGCCGAGGAAGAGCGACCCGCTGGCGCCGGCGATGACGTCGTTGGGATCCTCGAGGTAGCGCATCGTCGGCCCGTCGAGGTTGGCGATGTTGGTGCGGCCGGCGAAGACGATGCCGCCGTACTCGTCGCCGTTCCAGGCGAGCGAGCCGCCCCGGAGCGCCTGGTTGGTGCCGATCTCGTCCACCTTGCGCAGCGCGAGCGCGATGCCGCGGCCGAGCTGCAGGTGGGCGTCCCCAGCGGTGAGGGTGCCGCGCTCCTCGGCGCCGAGGGTGTGGACCAGGGTGATGCGCTCGAGGCGCGCCTCGTCCTGGTACTCGGTGGGCGCGCCCTCGATGTTGTTGGTCTTGCGGTAGTCCAGGTCAGGAAACGCCGAGAAGTAGATCGAGTCGACCTGGGCGGTGACCGACGTCCTGTCGATCGAGCCGTTCAGGTAGAGCCGGTTGACGCCGAGCCCGAACTCGTCGTCCGCCTCGTTCCCGTTGTCGTTCTGCCCCCGGTACTCGAAGGCCGTGGAATTGGTGAGCCGGAGGCTCTGCGCCGAGGCGAGCCCCGGCAGCAGGGTGAGAAGACCGACGACGACTGCCTGTTTCATTTACCGGTGGCGACTTCCTGCTTCTCCGCGAGGAGCGCGACCACTTCCTTCTCGAGGGTCTCTTCTGCGCCGCTGCTGAAGCCGGTGTGCTGCACGGCGCGCCGTCCCTTGCGATCGATGATCTGCAGGAAGGGCACCGACATGCGCGGGTTGAACTTGCTGAGGACCTTGCTGTCCGCGTCGAGCGGCACCTTCATGGTGAGCTTGCGGTCGGCGACGAAGCGGCGGACTTCGGCCACCGTCTTCGGATCGTCGATGTTGACCGCGAGCACCTCGAGGCCGTCCTTGCCGTACTTCTCGAGGAGCTTCTGCAGCACCGGCAGCTCCTGCTTGCAGGGCGCACACCAGGTGGCCCAGAAGCTGAGGATCACCACCTTGCCCTGCATCTCGGAGAGCTTGAGCCGCTCGCCGCCCAGGGTACGCAGCGAGAAGTCGGCGGCCTGCGGGCGATCCTGCGCCACCGCGCTGGTAGCGAAGCCGAGGACGAGGACGAGCGGAAGGAGTCGAGCCAGGAGGTTCCGAATCTTCATCGCGGCAGGTTCCCTTCGATCATCGCGCGGACGAGCTGCTCGTCGAAGCCGGTCGAGATCTGGAGGATCTCCATGGTGTCGACGTCGACGATCATGTTCATCGGCGTGAGCTGGCGGTCGTAGTAGGCACCGAACTGAAAATCGGCGTCGAGGACCACCGGGAAGGGGAGCTGGTACTGCTCCTGCCAGCCCTGCACGTGGGCGAGGGTCGCCTTCTCGAAATCGTTGTCCTCGAACATCGCAGCAACAATGACGAGGCCGCGGCCCGCATATTCGCTGTGGAGCTGCTTGAGCTTCGGCTGCTCCTCGCGGCACGCGGTGCACCAGCCGGCGGTGGTGGTGACGAGCAGCACGCGGTTCTTCTCGTCCGCCTGCACGTCGCGGAGCGAGAAGGGGCTGCCGTCGGCCTTCTGGAACTCCAGGTTGGCGATGACCGAGCCCTCGGTCTTGCCGTAGGGGCCCGCCGGATACTGGGAGCGGTCGCCGGGGGCGCCGGAGCCGTCTTCGGTGCTGCCGCAGCCGACCAGCGCCACGGCGAGGGCCAGAACAGAGAGAATGCGCTTCATCTGGTTCATTCCTTCGAGCGGTAGGCGAGCCAGGTCATGCAGGGCATGCCGGCGCCAGGTGCGGTTTCGATCGTCGCGCCGTCGGTGGAGACCGTTCCCTCACCGAACTTCGCCCAGACTGCCTCGGGAACCTTGGTGCCGTCGAGCAGGTGGCACTCGAGGCCGCCGAGGACGAAGAGCTCCACCGTCGAGCCGGCGGGCAGGTCGGTGGCGTTCGGGATCTCGAGGGCGTAGCCAGGCGCGCTGATCGAGCCCTCGGGATAGAAGGCGTAGAGCCCATCGAAAGTGTTGGCCTCGCCGCACAAGCCCACCGCCTCGCGGGGGATCCGCCTGGCGGCGAACTTCTCGTAGGGGTCGAGCACCCCGCTGTAATAGAGCGAGGGCGTCACCTCCATTACGAGCCCGTCGTCGAAGACGACGTCGCGCGCCGTCTCCTCGTCGCCCAGGGGCGGGAGATCCTCCACCGGGGTGAGGAAGGGGAGGACGGTGGGGTCGCGGAGCATCGCGACCGGGTCCACGCCCTTGTCCACCTCACAGTAGGAGGTGGCCCGGGGGATCTTCGACTTGAGCACGCGCCTGGCGATGTTCTCGAAGCACTGCAGCTCGTCGGGGACGTCGATGGTGTAGACACCGTCGGCGCCGGTCTCGGAGGGCTGCAGGCAGACGTACGTGCCCGAGGAGGCGTAGACGCAGAGCTGCGCCTTGGCCCCCTCGATCGGCTCGCCGCCAGGGGCCGCGACCCAGCCGCGGACCTTGTCGACGAAGCCGTACTCGGACGTGCAGCTCGCCGGGCGCTCGGCGCCGGTGAGCTGCTCGTCCAGGGCAGCAGGCACTTCGGGGGTCCAGCCGGTGTCCACCTCGTTGGTGGGCACCTCCCAGCCGGCACCGCCGCCGACACCACCGGTGCCGCCTGCGCCGCCGGTTCCCCCGCTGCCGCCTGCGCCGCCAGTGGCGCCGGTTCCCCCGGCGCCACCTGCTCCGCCGCCGCCGTCACTCCCGGAACAGCCAACAGCAAAAAGGAGAGCCGCGATGACGAAGCCGTTTCTCATCAGTTACCCGCAGTCAGGGTGATGGTGTAGGGCGCGCTGGCGTGCTGGAAACCCTGCACGGCGATGAGCGCCGGACCCGAGTGCTCGAAGACCTCGGGGGAGGTGGAGCCGGACGAGCCGATGACCTGGCCGTTCCGCTGCGCGGGCTGGTTGCGGGCCTCGTCCCAGACGAAGACGTCGAGGTCGCCCACCGACTGCTCGAAGTCGAGCTGGAGCGTCCAGGCGCCGTCGAGGTCGACCCGGTAGAAGTCCGGCGCGTCGGTGCAGATGCCGCCGGTCTGCGAACCGGTGGCGAGGGTGGCGGCGCCGGCAGGCGTGTCGTTGCCCGGCTCGCTCCCCTCGTCGTCACCGTCCCCGCAGCGGTTGGTGAAGGTCGGCTCACCCGGGTTAGTCCAGTCGGCCTCGGGATCCGCGGCGATCGCCTGCAGGGGCAGGTAGGTGTCGGCGCGGTTCTGGTCGGCGATGATCCGCATGTCGCGGGTGCGCACCACGAAGACCGTGGGGAAGGCGCGGACGATCGAGGAGCTGCCGAAGAACTCCGAGGCGGGCTCGGTGCCGTCGCCGACCACGCGCATGGTGTCGGCATCGCCGGCGGTGATCGCCGGGTTGTTCTCGGTGATGCGCTCGACGTGGCTGTAGGCGAAGGCGAGGTCCGCCGGATCACCCTGCACGTCCTGCGCCTCGATGATCACGATCTCCATTCCCAGCGCGTTGAGCTGTGCCACCTCGTTCTCGAGGCGCTGTGCGTAGAGGGTGCAGGGGGTGCACCAGCCAGCGCTGATTACGAAGGCGAGGGTCTTCGTCTCCTTCCAGTCGAGGTCGCACGCGACGTTCGCCAGGTTGAACTCGAAGTCGGTGCCGTCGGGCCACTTCGCCGGCCAGGCCAGCGGCGGCATGACCCGGTTGATCTGGAGCTCCGGCGAGAAGCGCGGGTACACGCAGGTGGTGCGCACCGACTCGATGGAGGCGTGGAGGTCGCCGAGGTGGGCCTCGAACTTCACGTCGCCGCCGGCGAGCACGGTCACCAGGCCGGTCGCGTCGACCGTGGCGATCTGCTCGTTGGAGCTCGTGAACATCACGCCCTCGGTGATCGCCTGGGGCTCACGGCCCTCCATGCTGCCCATGGCGCGCAGCTGCACGGGCGTGCCGACCACGAAGTCGCCGTCGGCAACGAGCGCCAGCGAGGTGGGGACGAAGGGGGCTTCCTGGCCAGGAGCCTCGTCCTTCTCGCTGCCGCAGCCGGCGCCGAGAAGCAGGGC
Proteins encoded in this window:
- a CDS encoding TlpA disulfide reductase family protein, which codes for MKIRNLLARLLPLVLVLGFATSAVAQDRPQAADFSLRTLGGERLKLSEMQGKVVILSFWATWCAPCKQELPVLQKLLEKYGKDGLEVLAVNIDDPKTVAEVRRFVADRKLTMKVPLDADSKVLSKFNPRMSVPFLQIIDRKGRRAVQHTGFSSGAEETLEKEVVALLAEKQEVATGK
- a CDS encoding TlpA family protein disulfide reductase, encoding MKRILSVLALAVALVGCGSTEDGSGAPGDRSQYPAGPYGKTEGSVIANLEFQKADGSPFSLRDVQADEKNRVLLVTTTAGWCTACREEQPKLKQLHSEYAGRGLVIVAAMFEDNDFEKATLAHVQGWQEQYQLPFPVVLDADFQFGAYYDRQLTPMNMIVDVDTMEILQISTGFDEQLVRAMIEGNLPR
- a CDS encoding Ig-like domain-containing protein, which encodes MSRISIVAACSAALLLGAGCGSEKDEAPGQEAPFVPTSLALVADGDFVVGTPVQLRAMGSMEGREPQAITEGVMFTSSNEQIATVDATGLVTVLAGGDVKFEAHLGDLHASIESVRTTCVYPRFSPELQINRVMPPLAWPAKWPDGTDFEFNLANVACDLDWKETKTLAFVISAGWCTPCTLYAQRLENEVAQLNALGMEIVIIEAQDVQGDPADLAFAYSHVERITENNPAITAGDADTMRVVGDGTEPASEFFGSSSIVRAFPTVFVVRTRDMRIIADQNRADTYLPLQAIAADPEADWTNPGEPTFTNRCGDGDDEGSEPGNDTPAGAATLATGSQTGGICTDAPDFYRVDLDGAWTLQLDFEQSVGDLDVFVWDEARNQPAQRNGQVIGSSGSTSPEVFEHSGPALIAVQGFQHASAPYTITLTAGN